In Terriglobia bacterium, the genomic window GCCTGGACGATGGTGCAAGACTACACCACCAGCAACACCTTTATCTGGACGCCGACGGTGGCCGGCCAATACAATTTTGCGGTCTGGGTGCGCAACGCCGGTTCGACGGCGCCGTTCGATACTTACGTGTTCAGCGGCTATTTCAACATCTCGCCTTAGAAGCGACGTTACTCAATCCATCGCCCCTGCTGACCCAACTAATCGCAGATTTTAGAGGTGGCGCCAGGTTTAGGCGGCCAATCAAGGACGGGCCCAATGCCGTTACATTGAGGAGGAATCCTGCCCACCTCGACAGCCAGAAAGCAAAGATCCAAAGTAGCAATGCGCGCTAGCCCATGTTTGCGGTCTTGGTCCGTAAGCTGGGGCAGCAGGAACTTCTTACGTTTGCAGGGCGCGGGTTCTTCGTGGTTCGATTCCAGATTCCGCTGATGCGGAATCATAATCGCCGAGCATGCGCGCTCGTGACTTCAAACGCACGGTCGGCCTCGAGTCTCTCTATTCTGCTCGATCAGGAGTTGTTGCAGTTGAGGCCCGGGCAGGCAGTTGAAATCACTTCAGATGGCTTCGTGATTGCGGAACCGCATCCGTTGACTCCCGGTGGGCATGAGCTGTCGCCGGCGGCGATCTAGGAGAATAGCATTTCTCTCGGACTTTCCATCGCCATGCATGAGGACATCGCGAAGAAGGGGGAAGGGCGCTTTTCGGTGTGGGGAGAGTACTTCTGTTTTTTCTCTTCGGATAACACGGACCCGCTAACGAATGGCGAAGGCATGAGATCTTCTGGCCGGCCTCGTTCTCAATGCCGCTCCGGGTAGTGAGTTATGTGGTGAGCATCATTGGCGGGTCTATTTTAGTATTTCTATGGTTAAAAGATGACCTGAGGCGAGATGCCAATCCTTGAGAGGTGGGTATAAAGGGAGTTTGTCTAAAAACCAATTTAGCATACATTTGCAAATTGTTATGAATTCAGTTTTGGTAGAACCTGCTTTGATCCTGGATTTTGTATGTGCCTGTTGCCTATCCAAGCGATTCAGACCTAACAGATTGACCCGCTTTGTTCGTGAATGAGCATGGATGAGCCGGCAATCCTCCCTCGGAGGTTATCACGCAACGAAGCCAGGGTTGGGTATCCTCGATTGGTGCATCTTGGCGATAGGATTTTCGGTATTTGGGCGGGAATTCTGCTCAAATTGGGGAAGGAGAGTGCACCTTTTCTGAGCGCACACTTCTTGGAGTCAAACAGTCGCAGTGCGGCAATTGAGAGTGACCGGATCTAAGAGGCACCGAGCAGAACCGAAGTAAATGCCTGTTCATACTTCGGGATGATTAGATTTTTATCGTGACTTTCTCGGACATACTTTTCTGATTGCCGGCTAAGTATGGAGTACAGGACATCGTTGGTCATTGCAGTTTGAACTTTGTCTCTTAACTGTTCAAAATCTCCAGCGCATACGAGACCGCAACCGTATTTCGACAGCATTTCACCCGGATCAACCTGAATCGAGAGAGTCGGCACGCCGTACTTGGCTGCTTGCAAGAAGGTGTTGGGGAATCCTTCAACGGTAGAGGTGTTGACATGCAAGCGCGCATCCGCGAAAAAGCGTTCGATTTGGGAAAAGGGTATCCGTTCCAAAAGAGTAACGTTCGATAAGGTGCTAGCCTCTTTGATACAGCGATCGTGCGTTTCCTTCACCGTGAATGTCATGACCATAACAAATCTATATTGTGGGAGCTGGCGTGCCAACTCCAGCATCATGGAAGGCCGCTTAGTTCGCTCATCAGATTTGCCGACCCATAGAATTGTCCTGGCTGTCGCGTTACGGGGGAAAAGCGGTTTCAGGTCAATTGGGTTCTTGATGATCACAGAGGAGCGGCCATATTCGTCTCTTAAGAGATTTGCTTGGCGCTCATTTTGGACAATGTGAAGCGCTGCGTTTTCGATCGCATAAAGTTTCAGCGCATGCGGGACACTGTACATGTCGTATTGATCGGGAGACGTTTTGTATTCTGGAGAGTAATCATAGTCCGATCCGGATAGAAACACATACTTCTTTCCGCGCTGGCGACAATAGAAAGCGGCTTCGCCGGAGAATTGCGAGTTGCCGGGCACGACGTAAATATCTGCATCGACCTCGTCATAGATTGAGATCATTTCCTGGGTGATAGTATAGGGACCCACTTGACCGCCAAGCGGCGCGGCTTGCGAATGCTTCCGCTTTATGGCCGAAATTCCGACTCGGAGTGTTGTGTTCAAACTCTCAATGAGGCCTTGCTTGTGGGCTGGAATGATCGGCTTCGGCTCTTGCGCAGGAATTCCCCAAATAGCCCGGCCAATCCATGAGTAGAGCACGACAGCATGCCTGTGTTCGACGTGGGGCTGGCCATGGTCTCCGACGATTAGAGTTACGTGAAGGTTCCCGCGCTGTGCGACTTCTTTCGCGATCAAAGAGATTCGCACTTCCCACCCGCCGAAGTGGGAGTCAGAGTCGGAGTTGAAGAGTGGGTAGTTCCACGGACTGGTAAGGCACAATTTGGGAAGACGATTCTTAACTCGCATGGCCGGCACGCTCGAACTAGATTTTTTCCACGCAGAATAATCCCGAGATTTCTCTCAAATTGAGAACATTCTCATTTTGGTATTTTGAACCGACGGCGCGCCTTAAGCGCGGCACGAAGTTCGCTAGATATGCTTCCTCTGCAAGACAAGTTGGGGAGAAGGCACGGACTCGAAATCCTTCGTTTTTAAGGAATGCAGCGTACTCCATTGGGCGGTAACGATTGCCTCGCTCGCCATGCCGTTGAGTGAATTCCTTGGCAAAAGCCCGATCGGCGTTCAATAGGAACTCCAACGGATTGGAAAAGTCATTGTGGTCACGGAAATCGACCTGATGAAAGCCGATGGCGCCGGATTTCGAGACACGAGCAAGTTGCTTGAATGCCACCTTGGGATGGGCAAGGTGTTCCAGGACGGCATTGGAAAAAATGACGTCCACGCTCGCGTCGTGGATACCGCTGAGTCTCTCCAGGGGAGTGGCATGACATCGGATACTCTCAGCGCAGTACCTACCCTGCGAGAGAATGGCATCCAGAGGCCTCAAGTCTGCCTCCGGATGGTTCCTCTCGATCCATGCGCGAAGCATCGCGTAAAACCTCGGGTGGTAATTGTCATCCCAGGGCGCAAGAAAGCGATCAGCAACCATTGCTTGAGCGCCCAGGCAGGCGAGCAAAAGCGTACTCCCGAAGTTGATGCCCGGTCCAATCTCGAGAACTACCTTGCCATCAAGGCTTAAGCGAGCTTCGGACAATAGCCGCATCCAGCACCCTCCCACCTGGACGGCATACTCGACGTCTTTCTGCAGATTTTCCGGGGCTGAATTGCGAGTTTGGAGGTTTATGGGACTTTCTTCTGCCGGTTGTCGAGAATGCTGAGCCATGCTCACCAGATCACCGATCTTTTGCAGACAAGCAGAGACTATGAAGCGCGATGCATTTGCATAGGCTATCTCGTAGCAGCGGCCGTTTGTGTTCGGGTCGCTGTTGTCCGATGTAGAAAAATAGACGGAATCGTGCCAAAAGCAATAGCGTCCTCGGCCCTTTTGGCGAATGTCCTCGTGCAACGCATTCGCCGGTCCCGGGAGGGGCGTGTCATCCTCCAGAACAAAGGCAGAGGAGGGATGTATGTGCGCACTCAACGCAGGCCGATGTGTGGGCGCGATATAGGCAAATCCGATTTCGGGCCGGATTTCTGAGAGCCGAGCGCGGTGCCCGAATCGGGACGACATATCAACTCCTTTTTGCGCGGGATGCCTTGTTCCCGCGCCAGAGAATGTACGCAAAACACAACCAGTACAATGCGCCCCAGAGTGCTTGCTGCCGTTGCTCAGCCGCGAAAAAGCTGGTTAGGCGCATTACTGTTCGCACTCCCTTCCGAAACCAGCGGCACGGGACCAGCACGCCAAAACGACCAAACGGTAAGGGCGTGTACGCGATTGAGTAATCTCGTCCGTTCGTGCGCGGGTCGCTGTTGTCCGGCGTAGAAAAATAAACGACGTTATGCCAGAAGGAGAATCGACCGGCGCCAAGACGGCGAATATCGTTGTGCGTCGCGTTTGCTGGGCCAGGCAAGGGGACGCCATCCTCCAACACAATCGCCGACGAGGGGCGGTCATGGGAGCTCAATTCCGGGTGATCAGTGATAGAAATATAGGCCAGTCCGATCTCGTGCCGGATTTTGCCGATTGGCCTCGTTGAAATTGATGCGTCAATCAATGGAGATATTTGAGTCGAAGGTAACGGGAGCATCATCAATATCGTACCCTCACTGATGGTGTTCTGAGAGTGAAGGATAACGTTGGTGTAATTTTGTGTATAATTCCGAGTACCGGCACGCCACACTTTCCAACGAGAAGCAAGTCTCCACCTTCTGTCGCGCGGTTTTTCCCAACAGGTTCGCCCAGTCCGGCCTGGAAATGATTTTTGACATCGCGGCGGCAAGCATGTCGGGTGAATCGGGTGGGATGAGGATGCCGTTTTTCCCATCGTCTATCACATCCTGTGTGCCGCTAACAGAAGTGGCGATCGTCGGCATTGCCATCGCCATCGCTTCGAGCAACGTGTTAGAAAGCCCTTCACCCCGGCTAGGCAACAGAAGACAGTGCGAAGATTGATACACGACAAGAATTTCTTTTTCGAAAGGAAAGAACCTCACAATGTCCGCAACGCCTAATTCCTCAGCCATGGCGCGGTAATCGTACTCCGGGTAATCCGGGCCGTATAAATTAATCTCGAACTGGTCGCGGAGGCCCTTTTCACTGAGTTTTCGCGCTGCATGCAATGCGGTGTCAATACCTTTCTGCGGGTGACGCCGGCCGATTAGAACAAAGCGCGTCTTGCGATAGTCGGGAAATGGCTGCGTGCGCCTGAAATATGTCGCATCCACTCCGTTCGGAATACGGACGATGCGTTCGGCCTGGAATCCATAGTGCAATAGTTCTTGTTCTACCTCGCTGCTCACGGCGACCATTGCGTCTGCCAGGCGCAATATCCGCAGGGCTTTATCGAATCTCTCGAACCTGGAAAAAGTGCACAAGTCGCCATATTGGCCAGCGCACGCAATCTTGATGATGCACTTCTTGCCGAAACAACGAGCGACGATGACGGCGACGACTGCGTGCCCGAAAGCCATGTGCACGTGAAGCAGATCATAGGTTCCTCGATGCAGCACCAGATAGCGGAATGTTTTGGCATTATCGCATTTGACCCAGTACGGCAAACGGTGCGGGACGCGGTGAATCTGGACGTTGGCGCAGGTTTCTTCCTGGGGAGCGTCGGGCACCGTCAGCCAAGTCAGGACCTGCATCGAATGGCCCAGGCGGACGAGTTGTGCGGAAAGGCGCTCTGCCTGGAGCTCTGCACCCCCGACTGGGCCTGGGCGAAAATTGTGGATGATCATCAACCCGCGCGGCTTCATGGGACACCTGCGGCATGATCTGCCGGAATGGACAAAGTCCGGTCAATGAACATCAAGTGCCACAATTCGAGCATCAGCAGGTTCCAGATCAGGTACTGCCACGTCTCGCCCGACTGGTGGCGGTTCAACAAACTCTCGATGTACTCGCGTCTGAAATAGCCACGCCGAGTCGCGGGCGGACCCAGCAACGTGTCGTATGCCATCTCCTTCAGCTCGTTGCGGAACCAATGATCAATCGGTACCCCAAAACCCATTTTCTTCCGGTAGATGACCTCCTTGGGCAAGTAGGGTTCGACCGCCTTCTTGAATATATGCTTGCCCTCCGTGCCATCCTTGAGTTTTAAGTTCGAAGGAATGCGCGCGACGAACTCAAGAAACTTGTGGTCCAACATAGGCGCGCGGAGTTCGAGTGAGTGAGCCATGGCAGCTATGTCGCTCTTGGTCATCAGAGTATCCGGAAGGTAGAGCCCGAGGTCCACGTCAAGCGTCGCATCGAGGAAATCGCGCGCGTCGGAATGGCGATATTTATCCAGCATCAAGTCAACTGTGCAGACGCCGTTGAGACGCCGTCGAAACTCAGGGGTGTACAGCTGCGCCTGGTAATTCTCGTGAAAGTGTGTGATCCGGAGATAGTAAAGCAATCGTTGCTGGTCGAGGTCTTTCAAACGCGCAAAGGTGCGGCGCCAATCGTTCCTCAAGACAAACGCACGCAAGATTTGATCTGGGCGAGTCAACCGCGAGAAGAGCGACGGAAACGTGCGCCGGAGGGAGTAGTTGCCCTGGTTCTGATACCGTGGATAGCCCGCGAAGTTCTCGTCGCCACCGTCACCGGTCAACACAACGGTTACATACTGGCGCGCCAACTTGGAAACGTAATACGTTGGAATTGCCGAGGAATCTGCGAAGGGCTCGTTGTAATGCCAAACGAGTTCGGGGAAAATCGCCTGCGCGTCCGGCGTAACGACGAACTCGTGATGATCCGTGCTGTAACGCTGGGCGACCATGCGTGCAAACGGCAGTTCGTTATACTCCTCGTAGGTAAATCCGATGGAAAAGGTCTTGACCGGCTGATCCATCAAGCCCGCCATCAAGGCGACGATTATAGACGAGTCGACCCCACCGGAAAGGAAAGCGCCCAACGGCACGTCGCTCATCAGGCGAATCCGCACCGCCTCGCGCAGGCGCTCGATGATCTCCTCAAGCAGTGCGGTCACATCGTGTTCACCGTCTACAGCAAACTGGTTGCGGTATGACAATTTCCAATACCGCCGGGGTGTGCCGCGGCCGTGCTTGATCAAAAGCGAGTGTGCGGGCGGCAGTTTCCTGATACCCCGAAAGGCGCAATAGGGCGCAGGAACCGACTGGTAGGCCAGATAATGGTGGATGGCTTCGAGGTCCGGCTCGGGCTTGAATTCCGGATCCTGCAGAATCGCCTTGATTTCTGAGCCGAAGAGGACCCGATCCGGCAGCGGCGCGTAGAAGAGAGGCTTTTTCCCTTCGCGATCGCGCGCCAGGAAAAGGCTCTGTTGGTTTCCATCCCAAATCGCGAAGGCGAACATGCCGCGCAGGCGCTCGACGCAGCGCTCGCCTTCTTCTTCCCACAGATGAAGGACGGTCTCCGTGTCCGTGCGCGAGCGGAACCGGTGCCCTTTTTTTTCCAGCTCGGCGCGCAACTCGAGAAAGTTGTAGATCTCCCCGTTCAGTGTGATCCAGACGGTCTCGTCCTCGTTTGCCATCGGTTGGTGGCCGAGCGGGCTGAGGTCAATGATCGAGAGGCGCGCTTGACCGAGACCGACATTGTTGTTGACCCAGGTGCCGCTGTCGTCGGGTCCGCGGTGATGGAGGACATGGGCCATTTGATGAACCAGTCTTTCCGATACACGCCGGGCACGGTCGAAATAGAGAACGCCACAAATTCCACACATAGAGATAACAGTCCCGTCAGCCGATCGTAGAAAACGCGTATTTGTCTGGTCGGTAGCGCGACATCTTCAGCATCCGACGATTCAGGCTCATGTCTTGAAGATCCGCCGCAAGAAAACTCCAGCACGAACGAGAAGCAGGGAGTTGTATTTGCTCAGTTGCCCGTCCAAGGCTTCTTCCCGTTGAGCCAACTGAGCTCTGCCGGCGTTCAAACCGGCTTCGCGTTGATCCAATCTTGCTTGACGATCGGCAAGCTCGGTTTCGCGCCGACTTAGGCTGACTTTCTGGGCCTCAACTGCTGCCTGGCTCGCGAAGATTTGGCCAGCGCCGGCGTCCAGCAAGCCCTCGGTCGCCACTTCGACGAATACGATAGTGTATTTACGCGCGTTGGCATTGGGATCGGAACCGTCCGAGGATGAGAAGTAGAGATTCGCCTGCCAGTGCGAATAACCCCCGCCGCCCTTCACGCGGATGTCATCGTGCGGTGTGTGCGGCGGGCCCAACATATTCTCATCCTCGAACAGCAACAACGACGAGCGCGTCGGGTCGCTCTCGTCGTCTGCGCCAGATTCGAGGTCCGGAATCGTCGTGACCCAGCACAGCACTCCATCATTTCGGAAGGGCGCTTTGAGGTGCCGGACTCCAAGGGCGTGCCTGCCGATCATGAGGTAGCCTTGCAGCACCTGAGAGCAATCAGGCGCCCGTCCCTCATTCTCAGACGCGCGGGCGCGGAGTGCATCCAGATCAGACTCCGCAGCATCACGTGCCTGGCGCAGATGCTGAGCCTCCGCGCGGAGCGTCTGCAGTTCCAGGGCGGATCGCGCCCCGGCATAGGGCAAGAACTCATCCGTGGAAGCGGACTCGGGTATCACATTTCGCCAAGCCGCCACAAGCAAATACTGCTCCCAGTGATGTTGCGCAACCGGCGACTGGCGGACGAGATCGCGCCACAGGCCGAACGAATTCACGCTGACCTTGAATCCGGCCGCAACCAGGGCCTCCAGCATTTTGCCGAAACGAATGATGTTGGATTGATCGAGGTGACATTCGATCACAACATTCTTGACTGTGTGCAGGCGGTTGCCGAGATGCGTAACTACCTGATATTCGGCACCCTCAATGTCCAACTTCAGCAGGTCGACCGGATCGGCCAGGTAGTCTGCCAGATCAACCGTCCGCACGCGAGTTGTGCCTGGATCCTCTTGATTTGAATCAATGATCTTGCTGCCATCGATTCCCTCACACAGCCATTTCGCTTCCCCTTCACGGATCCAGGCCGCTGCCTCGACCACCTCGACATCCGCTGCGCCGTTCCGGGCGAGATTCCTGCGCAGTACCGGGGTGAACTGGGGGTCGGGTTCAAAAGCGACGATTTTCGCCTTGGGAAACTGACGCTTGTAATTGAGCACGCTGAAACCGATGTTGGCGCCGCAATCAAGGATGACCGGGTGGTCGCTGTCCGGCACAAAATCGTTCAGTCGCCGCACCATGATCTGATCGATGAAGTTCGCCAGCGCGGGGCCGCAGACATACTCCAGATCCCACCCAAGAATCTCAATTCTGCCGGGCTGAATGACCGGAGCATACCCAAACCGCGACACAAGGTAGTCGTACGCGGCGAGAATTTGCTCCAGACTCACCGCCGCAGGAGAAGTTCCGGCGTTCAACATACCCATACCCGCATTATCCTGGTTCCCTGTTTCATTTCTCTGCAACCGACACGCGACAGCCGCTGATAGAGTTTACATCATCCTCTGATATCGAGCGGAATCGAAGATGCCCCAATGAGTCCTTCGAGTAGACTGTGCGCAGGCGAATCACGCCGAGCCGATTCAGCCGATCTGCCCAGTTGCTGGTATCGGAATCGCCAGCGCTGATCCAATCCGCCGGCAACGACGAACTGGTGCGCGCCGAAGGGCTATGAACTCCTGCGTCGGCGGCAGGGCCGAGATTTCTGAGCGCAGATCCTGGCCTCGTTTTGACCATCCGGTCGAGCACTACAAGGTCTTCTCCATCCCATGCTATAAGCAATGTCAACCTTGGGTACGGTTTGTCCTCCGCGGAGCAAATTTGGGTATCTTCCGGAGAGTTCATCGAAGTTACTGTTACCATAACCGCACTGGATTCTTCGAGATGGTCAGAATCGAATAGGCCCTGCACCTCTGTCGAATCGGCCGCCGCACAAGACCGCTCCACCCATCGAGGATTCGAATCATGGTTTAGCGTCGACCGAGGTTGGGGAATCCGAACCCATAGCGGAACAGCAGCCTTGAGAGTGTTGAAGGCTCTTCCATGCGCACGGTCAACCTGTTTGGCCTAACCATGCACCCTACAGATGAGGCCAGCAAGTGCGATCTCGTTACCAACATGCATCGCTCATGCTTAAAGAGCAAGGCAAAGACCAGCCCGATCAGGTCATTTGCGTTCCCTTCGACAATCCGTAGAATTCCGCGCGGTCTGAGCACTCGCAGAGCCTCTCGCACAGACTCCGTTCGCTCGCCCTGTTCCGGATGATGAGGGACATCATAAAACGCCTCCTGCCGGCCTCGGACATTTGCCGCAGCGGGGAACCATTGATCAGCCCCCATGTGCCCGCCCCTAGGTGGCATATATCATGGTCCCGAAGTACTTGTCCAGGAGCCAGTGAACCGCGCGGTAGCGCGCCAGCTGCAAGGGAACGAAACGGGCAGAGAAAAAGTGGATCTCCCGCCGGACCATCTCGAATCCGCAACGGCGAAAGAGCCTGCGCATCTTCCGGCTGCTGTACCCCCTGTCGATGGGATATTAAGCGCCGTCGCACATGCCAATGAACTCCTCAACCATAACAGCCTCACCCCCGGAATCCGCTCCAAAATGCTTGATGTTTGTCAGCCTCATCAGGCGGCGCACGATCGGGAAGAGCAAGCGACGATGGAGAACG contains:
- a CDS encoding glycosyltransferase, coding for MIAKEVAQRGNLHVTLIVGDHGQPHVEHRHAVVLYSWIGRAIWGIPAQEPKPIIPAHKQGLIESLNTTLRVGISAIKRKHSQAAPLGGQVGPYTITQEMISIYDEVDADIYVVPGNSQFSGEAAFYCRQRGKKYVFLSGSDYDYSPEYKTSPDQYDMYSVPHALKLYAIENAALHIVQNERQANLLRDEYGRSSVIIKNPIDLKPLFPRNATARTILWVGKSDERTKRPSMMLELARQLPQYRFVMVMTFTVKETHDRCIKEASTLSNVTLLERIPFSQIERFFADARLHVNTSTVEGFPNTFLQAAKYGVPTLSIQVDPGEMLSKYGCGLVCAGDFEQLRDKVQTAMTNDVLYSILSRQSEKYVRESHDKNLIIPKYEQAFTSVLLGAS
- a CDS encoding class I SAM-dependent methyltransferase; the protein is MRLLSEARLSLDGKVVLEIGPGINFGSTLLLACLGAQAMVADRFLAPWDDNYHPRFYAMLRAWIERNHPEADLRPLDAILSQGRYCAESIRCHATPLERLSGIHDASVDVIFSNAVLEHLAHPKVAFKQLARVSKSGAIGFHQVDFRDHNDFSNPLEFLLNADRAFAKEFTQRHGERGNRYRPMEYAAFLKNEGFRVRAFSPTCLAEEAYLANFVPRLRRAVGSKYQNENVLNLREISGLFCVEKI
- a CDS encoding glycosyltransferase family 4 protein; the encoded protein is MKPRGLMIIHNFRPGPVGGAELQAERLSAQLVRLGHSMQVLTWLTVPDAPQEETCANVQIHRVPHRLPYWVKCDNAKTFRYLVLHRGTYDLLHVHMAFGHAVVAVIVARCFGKKCIIKIACAGQYGDLCTFSRFERFDKALRILRLADAMVAVSSEVEQELLHYGFQAERIVRIPNGVDATYFRRTQPFPDYRKTRFVLIGRRHPQKGIDTALHAARKLSEKGLRDQFEINLYGPDYPEYDYRAMAEELGVADIVRFFPFEKEILVVYQSSHCLLLPSRGEGLSNTLLEAMAMAMPTIATSVSGTQDVIDDGKNGILIPPDSPDMLAAAMSKIISRPDWANLLGKTARQKVETCFSLESVACRYSELYTKLHQRYPSLSEHHQ
- the asnB gene encoding asparagine synthase (glutamine-hydrolyzing) — protein: MCGICGVLYFDRARRVSERLVHQMAHVLHHRGPDDSGTWVNNNVGLGQARLSIIDLSPLGHQPMANEDETVWITLNGEIYNFLELRAELEKKGHRFRSRTDTETVLHLWEEEGERCVERLRGMFAFAIWDGNQQSLFLARDREGKKPLFYAPLPDRVLFGSEIKAILQDPEFKPEPDLEAIHHYLAYQSVPAPYCAFRGIRKLPPAHSLLIKHGRGTPRRYWKLSYRNQFAVDGEHDVTALLEEIIERLREAVRIRLMSDVPLGAFLSGGVDSSIIVALMAGLMDQPVKTFSIGFTYEEYNELPFARMVAQRYSTDHHEFVVTPDAQAIFPELVWHYNEPFADSSAIPTYYVSKLARQYVTVVLTGDGGDENFAGYPRYQNQGNYSLRRTFPSLFSRLTRPDQILRAFVLRNDWRRTFARLKDLDQQRLLYYLRITHFHENYQAQLYTPEFRRRLNGVCTVDLMLDKYRHSDARDFLDATLDVDLGLYLPDTLMTKSDIAAMAHSLELRAPMLDHKFLEFVARIPSNLKLKDGTEGKHIFKKAVEPYLPKEVIYRKKMGFGVPIDHWFRNELKEMAYDTLLGPPATRRGYFRREYIESLLNRHQSGETWQYLIWNLLMLELWHLMFIDRTLSIPADHAAGVP
- a CDS encoding FkbM family methyltransferase yields the protein MGMLNAGTSPAAVSLEQILAAYDYLVSRFGYAPVIQPGRIEILGWDLEYVCGPALANFIDQIMVRRLNDFVPDSDHPVILDCGANIGFSVLNYKRQFPKAKIVAFEPDPQFTPVLRRNLARNGAADVEVVEAAAWIREGEAKWLCEGIDGSKIIDSNQEDPGTTRVRTVDLADYLADPVDLLKLDIEGAEYQVVTHLGNRLHTVKNVVIECHLDQSNIIRFGKMLEALVAAGFKVSVNSFGLWRDLVRQSPVAQHHWEQYLLVAAWRNVIPESASTDEFLPYAGARSALELQTLRAEAQHLRQARDAAESDLDALRARASENEGRAPDCSQVLQGYLMIGRHALGVRHLKAPFRNDGVLCWVTTIPDLESGADDESDPTRSSLLLFEDENMLGPPHTPHDDIRVKGGGGYSHWQANLYFSSSDGSDPNANARKYTIVFVEVATEGLLDAGAGQIFASQAAVEAQKVSLSRRETELADRQARLDQREAGLNAGRAQLAQREEALDGQLSKYNSLLLVRAGVFLRRIFKT